A genomic segment from Diospyros lotus cultivar Yz01 chromosome 5, ASM1463336v1, whole genome shotgun sequence encodes:
- the LOC127802514 gene encoding uncharacterized protein LOC127802514 isoform X1 produces the protein MLSNAVGGGGGGGGGGGGRFYWFRNQTAGTKVQGIVVIFAWVSVHQAHLKTYVDLYSSLGWDSLVCLSDFLNPLFSERATSLAFAVLNELVEELRIRPCPLVLAAFSGGSKACMYKVIQVIEGACDAKLSLDDTRLIRSCISGHIYDSGPVDFASDLGARFTLPTAILRMPGSAKLVSWVAKGVTSGLDALFLTGFGSHRAEYWQTLYSTVSLGAPYLILCSENDVAAPYPAICNFSQRLQELGASVKLVKWISSPHVGHYEQHPTEYRAAVTKLLEHAVSVYSEKIQISMEDMHDQISELICDLQNVADNSNQSFRRVARGPNDHFFLPSSAEYSSGRESVNLQDERKEGLAHSSSPPRMNAHSVLGRILFDACVPKNIEGWDIKFSGSLNGQPVASAHRRSPLSAIKRIRSRL, from the exons ATGTTGAGCAACGCagtaggaggaggaggaggaggaggaggaggaggtggcGGCAGATTCTATTGGTTCCGGAACCAAACCGCCGGGACAAAGGTCCAAGGAATCGTGGTGATCTTTGCTTGGGTTTCGGTTCACCAGGCCCACTTGAAGACTTACGTCGATCTCTACTCGTCTCTCGGATGGGACTCTCTCGTCTGCCTTTCGGACTTCCTCAACCC ATTATTTTCTGAGAGGGCCACATCATTGGCATTTGCTGTTCTTAATGAACTTGTTGAG GAGCTAAGGATTAGGCCATGTCCTTTAGTCCTCGCAGCCTTTTCTGGTGGCTCAAAAGCTTGCATGTACAAGGTTATCCAG GTTATTGAAGGAGCTTGTGATGCCAAGCTTAGTTTG GATGATACTCGGTTGATTAGGAGCTGCATCTCTGGTCACATCTATGACTCTGGTCCAGTTGATTTTGCTAGTGACTTGGGTGCTCGATTCACATTACCTACTGCCATTCTTAGAATGCCTGGTTCAGCTAAATTAGTTTCTTGGGTTGCAAAAGGTGTTACTTCTGGACTAGATGCCCTGTTTCTTACTGGGTTTGGATCCCACCGTGCTGAGTACTGGCAGACCCTTTACTCCACAGTG aGTTTGGGAGCCCCTTATCTCATTTTATGTTCAGAAAATGATGTTGCTGCTCCATATCCAGCCATCTGCAATTTTTCTCAGCGTTTACAGGAGCTTGGGGCAAGTGTTAAACTTGTGAAATGGATCAGCTCTCCCCATGTAG GCCATTACGAGCAACACCCTACTGAATACAGGGCGGCTGTGACCAAGCTTCTTGAGCATGCAGTTTCAGTTTATTCCGAAAAGATCCAAATTTCTATGGAGGATATGCATGATCAGATATCTGAGTTAATTTGTGACCTCCAGAATGTTGCAGATAACTCAAACCAAAGCTTCAGAAGAGTTGCACGTGGGCCAAACGACCATTTCTTCTTGCCCAGTTCAGCAGAATATAGCAGTGGTAGAGAATCCGTAAATTTACAAGATGAGCGAAAAGAAGGATTGGCTCATTCGTCTAGCCCTCCTAGGATGAATGCCCATAGCGTCCTTGGTCGAATCCTCTTCGACGCGTGTGTTCCCAAGAACATCGAAGGTTGGGATATTAAATTCTCGGGTTCCTTGAATGGCCAGCCGGTAGCCTCTGCTCACAGACGCTCGCCTTTGAGTGCCATCAAACGCATCCGCTCGAGATTGTAA
- the LOC127802514 gene encoding uncharacterized protein LOC127802514 isoform X2 has product MGKVELLGSSQLVRLFSERATSLAFAVLNELVEELRIRPCPLVLAAFSGGSKACMYKVIQVIEGACDAKLSLDDTRLIRSCISGHIYDSGPVDFASDLGARFTLPTAILRMPGSAKLVSWVAKGVTSGLDALFLTGFGSHRAEYWQTLYSTVSLGAPYLILCSENDVAAPYPAICNFSQRLQELGASVKLVKWISSPHVGHYEQHPTEYRAAVTKLLEHAVSVYSEKIQISMEDMHDQISELICDLQNVADNSNQSFRRVARGPNDHFFLPSSAEYSSGRESVNLQDERKEGLAHSSSPPRMNAHSVLGRILFDACVPKNIEGWDIKFSGSLNGQPVASAHRRSPLSAIKRIRSRL; this is encoded by the exons ATGGGCAAAGTGGAGTTGCTGGGCTCTTCTCAGCTGGTTAG ATTATTTTCTGAGAGGGCCACATCATTGGCATTTGCTGTTCTTAATGAACTTGTTGAG GAGCTAAGGATTAGGCCATGTCCTTTAGTCCTCGCAGCCTTTTCTGGTGGCTCAAAAGCTTGCATGTACAAGGTTATCCAG GTTATTGAAGGAGCTTGTGATGCCAAGCTTAGTTTG GATGATACTCGGTTGATTAGGAGCTGCATCTCTGGTCACATCTATGACTCTGGTCCAGTTGATTTTGCTAGTGACTTGGGTGCTCGATTCACATTACCTACTGCCATTCTTAGAATGCCTGGTTCAGCTAAATTAGTTTCTTGGGTTGCAAAAGGTGTTACTTCTGGACTAGATGCCCTGTTTCTTACTGGGTTTGGATCCCACCGTGCTGAGTACTGGCAGACCCTTTACTCCACAGTG aGTTTGGGAGCCCCTTATCTCATTTTATGTTCAGAAAATGATGTTGCTGCTCCATATCCAGCCATCTGCAATTTTTCTCAGCGTTTACAGGAGCTTGGGGCAAGTGTTAAACTTGTGAAATGGATCAGCTCTCCCCATGTAG GCCATTACGAGCAACACCCTACTGAATACAGGGCGGCTGTGACCAAGCTTCTTGAGCATGCAGTTTCAGTTTATTCCGAAAAGATCCAAATTTCTATGGAGGATATGCATGATCAGATATCTGAGTTAATTTGTGACCTCCAGAATGTTGCAGATAACTCAAACCAAAGCTTCAGAAGAGTTGCACGTGGGCCAAACGACCATTTCTTCTTGCCCAGTTCAGCAGAATATAGCAGTGGTAGAGAATCCGTAAATTTACAAGATGAGCGAAAAGAAGGATTGGCTCATTCGTCTAGCCCTCCTAGGATGAATGCCCATAGCGTCCTTGGTCGAATCCTCTTCGACGCGTGTGTTCCCAAGAACATCGAAGGTTGGGATATTAAATTCTCGGGTTCCTTGAATGGCCAGCCGGTAGCCTCTGCTCACAGACGCTCGCCTTTGAGTGCCATCAAACGCATCCGCTCGAGATTGTAA
- the LOC127802520 gene encoding cyclin-dependent kinase inhibitor 7, giving the protein MYVYVCIFSIVVVADILAMESGVPRRRKMEGASSAASVKRRKLASDNDEEEVVSHFCGGLSSPAESETSGLVPVFRCSSNELSELVNGEFRSVDSKVESLAEGLETEISTLVNSPFSEETIPAGEHSAETVELESSTVTKASPARATRKNPVGEMPSMVEIQEFFSAAEKSEQKRFTEKYNYDVVKDVPLEGRYQWVRLRP; this is encoded by the exons atgtatgtatatgtctGCATATTCAGTATTGTTGTTGTTGCGGATATTCTAGCGATGGAGAGTGGAGTACCGAGGAGGAGAAAGATGGAGGGTGCGAGTTCTGCGGCATCCGTCAAGAGAAGGAAGTTGGCGTCCGATAATGACGAGGAGGAGGTCGTTAGCCACTTCTGCGGCGGCCTGAGTTCGCCGGCGGAGTCCGAGACTTCTGGTCTCGTTCCGGTGTTTCGTTGCTCGAGTAACGAGTTGAGCGAGTTGGTCAATGGAGAATTCAGATCCGTGGATTCGAAG GTGGAATCACTGGCGGAGGGTCTTGAGACTGAGATCTCAACGCTTGTTAACAGTCCATTCAG TGAAGAGACGATTCCTGCAGGCGAGCATAGCGCGGAGACAGTCGAACTGGAGAGTTCGACGGTAACAAAGGCATCGCCGGCGAGAGCCACCCGGAAAAATCCGGTTGGCGAAATGCCGTCCATGGTGGAGATCCAGGAGTTCTTTTCCGCGGCCGAGAAGTCCGAACAAAAACGATTCACCGAAAA GTACAATTACGATGTAGTGAAGGACGTGCCATTGGAGGGCCGGTACCAGTGGGTTCGATTAAGGccatga